DNA sequence from the Raineyella sp. LH-20 genome:
GACGTGGGCCGGCGGAGAGCCCGGGACGGGGGTGGCAGCGGTCCGGCAGAACCTGATCCCGCTGGTGCACGACGGGAAGGTGGCCCCGGAGGTCGCCGACCCGAGCGGCGCGGTCTGGGGCAAGACGGTGGGCAACGCGGCCGCCGTCTGGCGCAGCGGCATCGGCACCCGGGCCGACGGCTCGACCGTGGTGGTGCTCGGCCCGTCCCTGACGGTCGGCGCGCTGGCCCAGATCCTGCACGATGCGGGGGCGACGGAGGCGACGCAGCTCGACATCAACAAGGACTGGACCAGTTTCATCACCTACCGCCACGGCGCCTCCGGGCCCGTCGCACAGAAACTGAGCCCCGACGAGGTGGCCGCCGCCGACCGCTACCTGCAGCCGTCCAGCCGGGACTTCGTAGCGGTCATGCCGCATCCCTGAGCTGTACGCAAGCGATACCGACAGACACACAGGTTGCTCACAGGCAGCGGGGCGTCACAGAGTTGGAGCCGGGCGTTTCCGGTGTCATCATCACTGCATGGCTATCACCCTGCCCTTGACCGTCAGGCACACGACGGAGGGCGACATCGAGGCGATCCTTCGCCTGGAGAAGTCTACGGACACGGCCGAATGGCTTGGTCCGACGGGCCGCGACTACCACGAGGCGGCTCTGGCTGATCCCGACCAGGAGCACCTGCTGCTGTTCGTCGGCGACGAGCTGGCCGGCTACGGCGTGCTCGCCGGAATCCTCGACGGCGGAGACATCGAGCTCCGCCGCATGGTCATCGCCCCGGCTCACCGCAGCCAAGGCTTCGGCCGCCGATTCGTCCGCTACATCGTCGACTACGTCCGTGAGACGTACGCCTGCCGTGGCATGTGGCTGGACATGAAGTGCCACAACGACCGCGCCCGCAAGCTGTATGCCAGCGAGGGCTTCACCTCTTTCGTTCCGGCCCGCGACGGCAAGCTCGGCCGGTCCTACATGCGTCGCAAGTTCTGACCCCCGGGGCGTACGCCGCACTCCGCGGCCCGGCCCCCATCCCGCCGACCGGCGGGACCTCCCGATCTTGACCGGATCTTGACAGAAGGGATCCGGCGTCTTGACCTGCCCGCGAATGGATGGTCAAGAGCGGTTGCACGTCCGGTCAAGGCCCGGTGCAGGGAGCACGGGTCGCCGATCGGCACCGGGTGGCACCGCCCACCGACGATGTCTGGAGGAACCGTGACGAAGCCCCTGCCCGCCCTCGTGGTCCCGGCGGTCATGACCATCGCCGCGCTCACTCTGAGCGCCTGTGCCGCCACCGCCCCGCGCGGTGCCACGACGTCGACCTCCGCACCGGGAGGATCGGCGTCCGCGGCGGCCCCGGCCACCGACCTGGCGAGCGTCGACGCGGTGCTGGCCACCGCCGGTCTGCAGGGGCGCAGCACCGAGGACGTGGTGGCGGCGCTGGAGGCCTCGACCGAGGACCGCACCGCCGGCCCGGTCGCCTCGGTGCGCCACGACCAGGTGGTGCTGACCGCCGGCGACCGCCAGGTCGCGATGGCCCTGCCGGCGGGCCGGACCTACCTGTCGATCGCCCCGTACGAGAAGAAGACGCACGACTGCTACAACCACAACCTGGCCACCTGCCAGGGCGAACTCGCCGGCGCGCAGGTGCATGTGACCATCACCGACACCGCGGGGGCGTCGCTGGTCGACCAGGACGTCACGCTCGGCGCCAACGGGTTCGCCGGCTTCTGGCTGCCCCGCGACATCCGGGGCACTGTGACGGTGACGTACGCCGGGAAGACCGCCACCCAGGACATCGCCACCGGCCCGGACGACCCGACATGCCTGACCACCCTGAAGCTGGGCTGACCCCGGCGGCGGGTGCGCCCGGGAGAGCGCTGCGGTGACCGGGGAGCACGGCGGAGTGACCGGGGAGCAGGGCGGGGTGACCGGGGAGCAGGGCGGCACGCCCCGGGATCGTGGCGGCACGCCCCAGGAGCAGGGCGGGGTGACCGGAGACCGTGGCGGCGGGGCGCCCGGGGCGACGTATCGTCGGGACATGGATCCCACCGGTGACGCCACCCCCCGCGTCCTCGTCGTCGACGACGAGAAGGCCCTGGCCCGGATGGTCGCCAGCTACCTGGACCGGGCCGGCTACCTCACCCGGCTCGAGCACACCGGCCCGGACGCCCTGGCGGCCGTACGCTCCTGGGCTCCGGACGTGGTCATCCTCGATCTCGGCCTGCCCGGGATGGACGGGATGGAAGTCTGCCGGCAGCTGCGGCGCACCTCCGACGCGTACGTCATCATGCTCACCGCGCGCGACGACGAGTTCGACACGCTGATGGGGTTCGCCGCCGGGGCCGACGACTACGTCACCAAGCCGTTCAGCACCCGCACCCTGGTGTCCCGGGTGCAGGCGGTGCTCCGTCGTCCACGGACCCGGGCCGAGGCCGCGGCGGGCCGAGAGTTCGCCCCGGGCGGATCCGCGGGGGACACCGTTGGGCAGGCCGGAGTCGGGCAGGCCGGACCGCGCGGTTCCGAGGGCCCGGGCGGCGCCGATGGGCGGGACGAGCGGACCGCGGCGGGCCCATCGGTCCCCGACGGGCCGAGCACGGCTGTCGAGGCGGATGCACTGGAGCGTACGTTCGGCGGACTGCGGATCGACGTGGCCGGCCACGAGGCGTTCCTCGACGGGGAACGCCTCGCCCTGACACCGACCGAGTTCAGCCTGTTGCTCACGCTGTCCGAGCGGCCCCGCTGGGCGTTCAGCCGCCGCCGGTTGCTCGACGCCGTGTGGGGCGAGCACTGGGTCGGCGACGACCACCTGGTCGACGTCCACATCGCCAACCTGCGGCGCAAGCTCGGCGACGACCCCGAACGGCCTCGGTTCGTCCTCACTGTCCGCGGCGTCGGCTATCGGATGGGCCGGGGGTGAGCCCGACGCGGCGCCGCGCGGCCAGCCTGTCCACCCGGCTGCTGGTCACCCAGGCCGTCGTGGTGGTCGCCAGCCTGGCCACCGCCGGACTGGTCTCCTCGTTGATCGGGCCGATGATCTTCCACCGGCACCTGGTGGAGGCCGGCGCCACCGCTGACTCCCCCGAGCTGGCTCACGTCGAGTTCGCCTTCCGCGACGCCGGCGCCCTCGCCCTGGCCGCCGGGCTGGGGGTCGCCGTGGTGGTCGCGATCGCCGTCAGCTGGTACGTCGGGCGACGGCTGCGGACGCCGCTGCGCGACCTGACGCATGCCGCCGGCCGGTTCGCGGCCGGCGAGGAGACGGTCCGGGTGCCCGAGTGGGGCAACGGTCAGGAGATCGACGAACTGGCCACCGCCTTCAACGCGATGGCCGACACCATCGCCCACGCCGAGGAGACCCGCCGCCGGCTGCTCACCGACGTCGGCCACGAACTGCGGACGCCGCTGGCGACGATGGCCGCCCACCTCGACGGGCTGGAGGACGGCATCATCGCGTGGGACCCGCAGCTGCAGGACCTGTTCCGCGACGAGGTGACCCGGATGAGTGCCCTGGCCCGCGACATCTCCGCGGTCTCCCGGGCGGAGGAGGGCACCGGCGACCTGCACCGGCAGCGGATCGACCTGTCCGAGGTGGTCGCCGCCGCCCACCACGAACTCGCCGGGGCGTACGCGGACAAGGGCGTACGCCTCGCCGTCCCGTCCGCCGACCCGGCGCACGCAGCGGACCGTACGGTCCTCGCCGATCCGGCCCGGATCGGACAGGTGTTGACCAACCTGCTCAGCAACGCCCTGCGGCACACCCCGCCGGGAGGCGCGGTGACGGTGGCGCTGCAGCCGGCGGCCGGCATCGAGGAGCCGCACCGGCCGGGGGTGGCGATCACCGTCACCGACACCGGGGAGGGGATCGCCGCCGACCAGCTGCCGCACGTCTTCGAGCGGTTCTGGCGCGGCAGCACGGCGCGGGAGCACGACCACCTCGGATCAGGGGTCGGCCTGACGATCAGTCGCGCCCTGGTCCGCCGCCACGGCGGCACGCTGACCGCGGCGAGCGACGGCCCCGGCCGCGGCAGCACCTTCACCCTCTGGCTGCCCGGACTCTAGACTCCCGAGCAGCGAGCAGGACGGCCCACGGAGCCCCGTCGGGTCGTACGCCACGGAAGGGAAATCGCCATGGACCAGATCCGTCTCGGTGACTCGGGCCTCACCGTCAGCCCCATCACCATCGGCTGCATGAGCTTCGGCACCCCGGGCGAGGGGCCGCAGAAGTGGTCGCTGGGCGAGGCCGACAGCCGCGCAGTGATCCGCCGCGCCCTGGACGCCGGGCTGACCACCTTCGACACCGCGGACATGTACTCGCAGGGTCGCAGCGAGGAGATCCTCGGCGCCGCGCTCGCCGATCTCACCCGCCGCGACGAGGTGGTGATCGCCACCAAGGTGTTCTTCCCGACCGGCCAGGGGCCGTACGACCGCGGCCTGTCCCGCAAGCACATCATGAGCGCGATCGATGCCAGCCTGACCCGGCTCGGCACCGACTACGTCGACCTCTACCAGATCCACCGCTGGGACTACGCCACCCCGATCGAGGAGACGATGGAGGCGCTGCACGACGTGGTGAAGGCCGGCAAGGCGCGCTACCTCGGCGCCAGCTCGATGTGGACCTGGCAGTTCGCAAAGGCCCAGTACACCGCCGACCGCCACGGGTGGACCCGCTTCGTGTCGATGCAGGACCACTACAACCTGCTGATGCGCGAGGAGGAGCGGGAGATGCACCCGTTCTGCCTCGACCAGGGTGTCGGCGTGATCCCGTGGTCGCCGATGGCACGCGGCAAGCTGACCCGCCCGCTCGGCCAGCACACCCCGCGCCAGGACACCGACCGGCCGGTCCGGGCCGGGATGTACTCGCACAATCCCGATGCCGACGCGACGATCATCGCGACGGTGGCCGACATCGCCCGCTCCCGCGGGGTGTCGATGGCCCAGGTCGCCCTCGCCTGGGTGATGGCGCAGCCCGCCGTCACCTCCCCGATCGTCGGCGTCACCAAGACCGAGCAGCTCGACGACGCGATCGCGGCGATCGACCTGACGCTGAGCCAGGAGGAGATCGCACGGCTCGAGGCCCCGTACACGCCGCGCCGGCCGGAGGGGCACGAGTGACGGCGACACCGAACTGACCACGACACCGATCTGACCGCAGGGACCGATCTGACCGCAGGGACCGATCTGACCACGACACCGATCTGACCGCAGGGACCGAGCCAACCCGGGATCCGGCGAGGCGGACCGGGCGGACGCCGACATCCGACCGACCCGGGTGAGTCAGCTGATGCCGTCGACCGGACGCCCGTTCTCCAGGTAGACGCAGTGCCGGGCCGCCAGACCGCGGCGTACGCGTCGCCGGACAGGCTTGCGCAGCAGGGTCAGCGCCTCGTCGATCGGGGCGAACCGGTGCTCCGCGATCTCCACCGGGTCGATCACGATGTCGGTGACCTGTTCGGGCGACAGGACGCCGCAGTGGAAGAGGAACCGCAGGCCGAGTTTGCGTCCTTCGCGGGCCGGGCGGGTGTCGACACAGACCAGACGCGCCCCGTCCACGACCAGCCCGACCTCCTCGAACACCTCGCGGCGACACGCCTCCCACGGGGTCTCACCGCTGGCCTCCATGATCCCGCCGGGGATGGTCCAGCCCGCTTTGTAGGTCGGTTTGAGGACGAGCAGGCGACCCTGGTCGTCAAGCAGGATGGCGCCTGCGGAGACCGGGATCTCCTGCGGCACGAACCCGGCGATGGGCTGCACAGGACCCTCACTCGCGGGTGCCACGGGCGCGGTCGTACGCTCCGACATCGCGCCCCGCATCGCGTCCCCCATCGCGTTCGGGGTGCCCTCCCCCGGCGCCCCGAACTGCGCCACCTCCGCGGCCGTTCCGAGCTCGGGCTCGGTCGCGGGGTCGTGGTCCGAGTGATCCGTCGTGGTCATGGATCCAGCATGGACCCGGGCGGCGCCGCGGCCGTCCGGGCCTGCGGAATCGGCGGTGTCGGCAGTGCCTGCGAGATCGGCGGTGCCGGCGAGATCGGCGGTGCGGGCGAGATCAGTGGTGCCGGCGAGATCGGCGTCATCCGTCATCGACGGGCGGGCCCGGCGGGCCCGGACACCTGGTCGCCAACAGCTGCGCGGGTTTCTGGCAGATGCCGCAGTTTCAGTCAGCCGCGGCCCGCCGGCGCGCGGCGGATAGCTGAAACCGCGGCGGCTGACGGAAGGCACCGCGGCTGTTGCACCGACGCCGGGTCGGAGTGCCCCGATGGCACGGGCACCGCGGGGCGGGCGGCCGGTCGGTTCTCCGCTCCCCATGGTGCGGTTCAGACACCTGGCCGACAATGGAGACGATCCAGGACGCGTCGGCCGGCGACCTCGACCATTCACGCCGGACAACACGTCTCCGCCACGAACCAGCCACTCCCAGTCCCAGCGACTCCCCAGTCCCGGTGAGTCTCGCCAGTCCCGGTGAGTCTCGCCAGTCGGGGACGCTCCCGTACGTTCCCCCATCCGAGCCCCCTCCCACGGAAGGCCCCGCTATGAGCACCCTCCTGTCCCGCCGCGAAGCCAGCGTCGCCGCACCCGGATGGCGGCTCCTCGCCGGCCGCCTGCACCTCAGTGCCGATTTCGGCGACTTCGACCGGGCGATGGAGTTCGTCACCGCCGTCGCCGAGGTCGCCCGCACCCTCGACCACCACCCCGACATCGAGATCCGCTGGTCCCGGGTCCACCTGTCGGTCATCAGCTACGACGTCGGCGCCCTCACCGACCGCGACGTACGACTCGCGACCCGGGTCAGCGGCCTGCTGGCCGACCGGGGCGTCCAGCCCGACCACGCGCGACTCACCGTCGTGGAGGTCGCGATCGATGCCCT
Encoded proteins:
- a CDS encoding GNAT family N-acetyltransferase, with translation MAITLPLTVRHTTEGDIEAILRLEKSTDTAEWLGPTGRDYHEAALADPDQEHLLLFVGDELAGYGVLAGILDGGDIELRRMVIAPAHRSQGFGRRFVRYIVDYVRETYACRGMWLDMKCHNDRARKLYASEGFTSFVPARDGKLGRSYMRRKF
- a CDS encoding response regulator transcription factor, coding for MTGEHGGVTGEQGGVTGEQGGTPRDRGGTPQEQGGVTGDRGGGAPGATYRRDMDPTGDATPRVLVVDDEKALARMVASYLDRAGYLTRLEHTGPDALAAVRSWAPDVVILDLGLPGMDGMEVCRQLRRTSDAYVIMLTARDDEFDTLMGFAAGADDYVTKPFSTRTLVSRVQAVLRRPRTRAEAAAGREFAPGGSAGDTVGQAGVGQAGPRGSEGPGGADGRDERTAAGPSVPDGPSTAVEADALERTFGGLRIDVAGHEAFLDGERLALTPTEFSLLLTLSERPRWAFSRRRLLDAVWGEHWVGDDHLVDVHIANLRRKLGDDPERPRFVLTVRGVGYRMGRG
- a CDS encoding HAMP domain-containing sensor histidine kinase, with translation MSPTRRRAASLSTRLLVTQAVVVVASLATAGLVSSLIGPMIFHRHLVEAGATADSPELAHVEFAFRDAGALALAAGLGVAVVVAIAVSWYVGRRLRTPLRDLTHAAGRFAAGEETVRVPEWGNGQEIDELATAFNAMADTIAHAEETRRRLLTDVGHELRTPLATMAAHLDGLEDGIIAWDPQLQDLFRDEVTRMSALARDISAVSRAEEGTGDLHRQRIDLSEVVAAAHHELAGAYADKGVRLAVPSADPAHAADRTVLADPARIGQVLTNLLSNALRHTPPGGAVTVALQPAAGIEEPHRPGVAITVTDTGEGIAADQLPHVFERFWRGSTAREHDHLGSGVGLTISRALVRRHGGTLTAASDGPGRGSTFTLWLPGL
- a CDS encoding CueP family metal-binding protein; amino-acid sequence: MTKPLPALVVPAVMTIAALTLSACAATAPRGATTSTSAPGGSASAAAPATDLASVDAVLATAGLQGRSTEDVVAALEASTEDRTAGPVASVRHDQVVLTAGDRQVAMALPAGRTYLSIAPYEKKTHDCYNHNLATCQGELAGAQVHVTITDTAGASLVDQDVTLGANGFAGFWLPRDIRGTVTVTYAGKTATQDIATGPDDPTCLTTLKLG
- a CDS encoding NUDIX domain-containing protein — protein: MTDDADLAGTTDLARTADLAGTADLAGTADTADSAGPDGRGAARVHAGSMTTTDHSDHDPATEPELGTAAEVAQFGAPGEGTPNAMGDAMRGAMSERTTAPVAPASEGPVQPIAGFVPQEIPVSAGAILLDDQGRLLVLKPTYKAGWTIPGGIMEASGETPWEACRREVFEEVGLVVDGARLVCVDTRPAREGRKLGLRFLFHCGVLSPEQVTDIVIDPVEIAEHRFAPIDEALTLLRKPVRRRVRRGLAARHCVYLENGRPVDGIS
- a CDS encoding VOC family protein; its protein translation is MSTLLSRREASVAAPGWRLLAGRLHLSADFGDFDRAMEFVTAVAEVARTLDHHPDIEIRWSRVHLSVISYDVGALTDRDVRLATRVSGLLADRGVQPDHARLTVVEVAIDALDRPAIRPFWAAVLGRPMPPVGSPEESDLELPDPDLAGPLIWFQQMDAPRPQRNRIHLDVWVAHDEVQHRIDRALAAGGRLLSSDRAPAFWVLADAEGNEACLCTWQARDPE
- a CDS encoding aldo/keto reductase produces the protein MDQIRLGDSGLTVSPITIGCMSFGTPGEGPQKWSLGEADSRAVIRRALDAGLTTFDTADMYSQGRSEEILGAALADLTRRDEVVIATKVFFPTGQGPYDRGLSRKHIMSAIDASLTRLGTDYVDLYQIHRWDYATPIEETMEALHDVVKAGKARYLGASSMWTWQFAKAQYTADRHGWTRFVSMQDHYNLLMREEEREMHPFCLDQGVGVIPWSPMARGKLTRPLGQHTPRQDTDRPVRAGMYSHNPDADATIIATVADIARSRGVSMAQVALAWVMAQPAVTSPIVGVTKTEQLDDAIAAIDLTLSQEEIARLEAPYTPRRPEGHE